Proteins encoded in a region of the Populus nigra chromosome 3, ddPopNigr1.1, whole genome shotgun sequence genome:
- the LOC133689142 gene encoding casein kinase 1-like protein 3 — protein sequence MERIIGEKYKLGRKIGSGSFGEIFLATHIHSGEIVAVKIENRSTKHPQLLYEAKLYKILGGGSGIANIKWCGVDGEDNVLVIDLLGPSLEDLFVYCGRKFSLKTVLMLADQMIARIEYMHVKGFLHRDIKPDNFLMGLGRKASQVYVIDFGLAKRYRDPTTHQHITYRENKNLTGTARYASCNTHLGIEQSRRDDLESIGYVLLYFLRGSLPWQGLKAATKKQKYDKICEKKLSTPIEVLCKSHPVEFASYFHYCHSLTFDQRPDYGFLKRLFRDLFTREGFEFDFVFDWTILKYKQTQRPKPQPQSSDLQPNSRVTSSRAMAMDLNKDKGVNGASYSAEVADHRGSNKVARPDTHMQLGSSFSRNLTADNPLDKHNMNNASMPSTSFVPPSASRRDFMKLDGSTDAVNIGRGLGNRAGASSRLMRISSAK from the exons ATGGAGAGAATTATAGGAGAGAAGTATAAATTAGGTCGCAAAATCGGAAGCGGATCCTTCGGTGAAATCTTTCTCG CTACTCACATTCACTCTGGTGAGATCGTTGCTGTCAAAATT GAAAATAGGAGTACGAAGCATCCGCAATTACTCTACGAAGCCAAACTGTATAAGATTCTTGGCGGAGGAA GTGGTATCGCGAATATAAAATGGTGTGGAGTTGATGGAGAAGATAATGTGTTAGTAATTGATTTGTTAGGACCGAGTCTCGAGGACTTGTTTGTGTACTGTGGGAGGAAGTTTTCGCTTAAAACAGTCTTAATGTTGGCTGATCAGATG ATTGCGAGGATTGAATACATGCATGTGAAAGGGTTTTTGCATAGGGATATTAAACCGGATAATTTCCTCATGGGCCTCGGAAGGAAAGCTAGTCAG GTCTATGTCATTGATTTTGGACTTGCGAAAAGATATAGGGATCCGACAACACACCAACATATTACTTACAG agagaacaaaaacTTAACAGGAACTGCTAGGTATGCAAGTTGCAATACTCATCTAGGAATTG AGCAAAGCCGTCGGGATGATTTGGAGTCTATTGGCTACGTTCTTTTATACTTTTTGAGAGGAAG CCTTCCATGGCAGGGTCTGAAAGCGGCAACAAAGAAGCAAAAGTATGATAAAATATGCGAGAAGAAGTTATCAACTCCAATTGAG GTGCTATGCAAGTCGCATCCTGTGGAGTTTGCTTCTTACTTCCATTATTGCCACTCATTAACTTTTGACCAACGGCCTGATTATGGATTTCTGAAGCGCCTCTTTCGTGACTTGTTTACTCGGGAAG gatttgagtttgattttgtttttgactgGACCATCCTGAAGTACAAGCAGACACAGAGGCCCAAGCCACAACCTCAGTCATCT GACCTGCAGCCAAATTCTAGAGTGACAAGCAGTCGAGCAATGGCAATGGATCTCAATAAGGATAAAG gGGTCAATGGTGCCTCTTATTCTGCTGAGGTTGCTGATCACAGAGGATCAAATAAGGTTGCTCGTCCAGATACTCATATGCAGTTGGGGTCATCATTTTCTCGGAATTTAACTGCTGATAATCCACTTGACAAACAT AATATGAACAATGCATCAATGCCGTCAACTTCTTTTGTTCCGCCCAGTGCATCCAGAAGGGATTTTATGAAACTAGATGGGTCGACTGATGCTGTTAACATTGGCCGCGGGCTTGGGAACAGAGCTGGTGCTTCAAGCAGGTTGATGAGAATTTCTTCAGCGAAGTAA
- the LOC133687904 gene encoding aquaporin TIP4-1 → MTKIALGSRHEAAQPDCLKALVVEFVTTFLFVFAGVGSAMAADKLTEDALLGLFVVAVAHALVVAVMISAGHISGGHLNPAVTIGLLLGGHITVVRSILYWIDQLLASTAACFLLKYLTGGLATPVHTLASGMDYLQGVVWEIVLTFSLLFTVYATIVDPKKGSIDGLGPMLTGFVVGANILAGGAFSGASMNPARSFGPALVSWDWTDHWVYWVGPLIGGGLAGFIYENFFITRSHRPLPSEEETF, encoded by the exons ATGACAAAAATTGCCTTGGGATCTCGTCATGAGGCTGCTCAGCCTGACTGCCTCAAAGCCCTTGTAGTCGAGTTCGTTACCACCTTCCTCTTTGTTTTTGCTGGTGTGGGATCTGCCATGGCTGCTG ATAAGCTAACAGAAGATGCTCTACTGGGCTTGTTTGTTGTGGCTGTGGCACATGCACTTGTTGTGGCCGTGATGATATCTGCTGGCCACATTTCCGGTGGTCATCTCAACCCAGCAGTGACTATTGGCCTTCTTCTTGGTGGTCACATCACTGTTGTCCGATCCATCCTCTACTGGATTGACCAATTGTTGGCATCTACAGCTGCTTGTTTCCTCCTCAAGTATCTCACCGGAGGATTG GCTACTCCAGTGCATACACTTGCAAGTGGGATGGACTATCTTCAAGGAGTAGTATGGGAGATTGTACTGACTTTCTCCTTGCTGTTCACAGTCTATGCCACCATAGTCGACCCCAAGAAGGGATCCATTGATGGGCTAGGTCCAATGCTGACTGGATTTGTAGTAGGAGCCAACATCTTGGCTGGCGGTGCATTCTCTGGAGCATCAATGAACCCAGCACGATCATTTGGACCTGCTTTGGTTAGCTGGGACTGGACAGACCACTGGGTTTACTGGGTTGGACCCCTTATTGGTGGTGGACTCGCTGGGTTTATCTATGAAAATTTCTTCATCACAAGATCTCATCGTCCTCTTCCCAGCGAAGAAGAGACTTTCTAA
- the LOC133687983 gene encoding protein JINGUBANG-like produces MDFYGRKSLFSFITEERNAPQELNDQELQFSPPRPIKNAPIQFNGRVNAPIQTSTSMAAYQEMNDQELQFSPPRPSTTHSSKLTLLPPSSPESPWTLSPHHTPSPSLLYHCIASLHRHEGNIYSIAVSKGIVFTGSESNRIRAWKQPDCMERGYLKASSGEIRAILAYGNILFSAHKDLKIRIWNFAVSDNFRAKKVLTLPKRSSFLMFPRPNTQQHKDCVSCMAYYHAEGLLYTGSYDKTVKVWRVSDKKSVDSFVAHEDSVNALLVNQDDGCVFTCSVDGSVKIWRRVYRENSHTLTMTLKFQQSPVNALAFSSSFNNCFLYSGSSDGTINFWEKEKFSGRFNHGGFLQGHRFAVLCLVAIEKLLFSGSEDTTIRVWRREEGSYFHECLAVLDGHRGPVRCLAACLEMEKVVMGFLVYSASLDQTFKVWRVKVLPEEKRYLDYREVSDSRSKVVEYEMSPVLSPSWVKKKLKGDYFQ; encoded by the coding sequence ATGGATTTCTATGGCAGGAAATCTCTCTTTAGCTTCATAACTGAAGAGAGAAATGCACCGCAAGAACTGAATGACCAAGAGCTTCAATTTAGCCCTCCAAGGCCTATCAAGAATGCGCCTATTCAATTTAATGGAAGGGTGAATGCACCTATTCAAACTTCAACTAGCATGGCGGCCTATCAAGAAATGAATGACCAGGAGCTTCAGTTTAGCCCTCCAAGGCCTTCTACCACTCATTCCAGCAAGCTTACCCTATTGCCACCATCTAGCCCAGAATCACCATGGACACTCTCTCCTCATCATACCCCATCACCTTCTCTTCTCTACCATTGCATAGCCTCGCTTCATCGACATGAAGGTAATATATATTCTATTGCTGTCTCAAAAGGAATAGTCTTCACCGGCTCTGAAAGCAACCGTATTCGTGCATGGAAGCAGCCGGATTGCATGGAAAGAGGTTATCTCAAGGCGAGTTCTGGTGAGATAAGAGCCATTTTAGCTTATGGTAATATTCTTTTCTCTGCACATAAAGACCTTAAAATTCGAATTTGGAACTTCGCAGTTTCAGATAATTTTAGAGCCAAAAAGGTCCTTACATTACCTAAAAGAAGCTCATTTCTTATGTTTCCCAGACCTAACACACAACAACACAAGGACTGTGTTTCTTGCATGGCTTATTATCATGCAGAAGGACTTTTATACACTGGATCATATGACAAAACAGTTAAAGTTTGGAGGGTTTCTGACAAAAAAAGTGTAGATTCCTTTGTGGCTCATGAAGATAGTGTCAACGCTTTATTGGTGAACCAGGATGATGGGTGTGTTTTCACTTGCTCTGTTGACGGGTCAGTTAAAATATGGAGGAGAGTATATAGAGAGAATTCTCATACTCTAACCATGACACTGAAGTTCCAACAATCACCTGTCAATGCCTTGGCCTTCAGCTCATCTTTCAACAATTGCTTTCTTTACTCAGGGTCATCGGATGGTACCATAAATTTTTGGGAGAAGGAGAAATTTTCTGGTAGGTTTAACCATGGTGGATTCTTACAAGGCCATCGTTTCGCAGTTCTTTGCCTAGTAGCTATAGAGAAGCTGCTATTTAGTGGCTCAGAGGATACAACCATTAGGGTTTGGAGGAGAGAAGAAGGAAGTTATTTTCATGAATGTCTAGCTGTATTAGATGGGCATAGAGGACCAGTGAGGTGCCTGGCTGCTTGTTTGGAGATGGAAAAAGTTGTGATGGGGTTTCTGGTATACAGTGCAAGCTTGGACCAAACTTTCAAGGTATGGAGGGTTAAGGTTTTGCCTGAAGAGAAAAGGTACTTGGATTATAGAGAAGTCAGTGATTCAAGGTCAAAGGTAGTGGAATATGAGATGAGTCCTGTTCTGTCTCCTTCATGGGTAAAGAAGAAACTTAAAGGAGACTATTTTCAATAG
- the LOC133688336 gene encoding putative RING-H2 finger protein ATL12, with the protein MTGVSQVLLANIQPLDSQQVLLANIQPLESQQVLLANIQPIYAANGEEILRTGIGTSPFKNSNFSDTLYIVAISMNRLLLIIILTLFFHVKAQITSGSDSATLKPVHQGLPLILGILSTMLLITFFVLAYAKYCGRNQNNFLGRYLHHQNFHGLIRSSSRFSGIGEEVINSMPFFRFSSLKGSKEGLECAVCISKFEDSDVLRLLPKCKHAFHDNCIDQWLKSHSSCPLCRYKIDPKDVKSFTYSRSWRHLQNPSNLAEDPNLEIFVEREHDRQVSSCFNPGSSFQISNDNSKKEELLVQAGGNADDNRKLFHKFMHKIIISDVLIKSRWSDANSSDFLSLNTEMLGVMSSNRFSPLKSSSARFYNDLSRVENLEKVKDDTERKRLFEPQFTTVDRSNSVPSSSLNSSKMLNPVGKRSTSEITIFSRFRQLSAKNKMKESASLGNGGKDERIRMLWLPIARRTVQWFAGRERNLRQLQYERQASNV; encoded by the exons ATGACGGGGGTATCTCAAGTACTATTAGCAAATATCCAGCCACTAGATTCTCAACAAGTACTCTTAGCAAATATCCAGCCACTAGAATCTCAACAAGTACTCTTAGCAAATATCCAGCCAATTTATGCAGCCAATGGTGAAGAAATACTTCGTACTGGCATTGGCACTTCACCTTTCAAGAACTCTAATTTTTCTGACACTCTTTAT ATTGTGGCTATCTCTATGAATCGATTACTTCTCATCATAATTCTTACCCTCTTCTTCCATGTCAAAGCCCAAATCACTTCCGGTTCGGATTCAGCTACCCTCAAACCAGTCCATCAAGGCCTTCCACTAATCCTCGGGATCCTCTCGACTATGCTGTTAATAACATTTTTCGTACTTGCCTACGCAAAATACTGCGGGAGAAACCAAAATAATTTCTTAGGCCGTTATCTCCATCACCAAAATTTTCATGGACTTATTCGATCAAGTTCTAGGTTTTCTGGGATTGGCGAAGAAGTGATCAATTCCATGCCCTTTTTCAGGTTTTCTTCACTTAAGGGCTCAAAAGAAGGCCTAGAATGTGCAGTTTGCATATCAAAATTTGAAGATTCTGATGTCCTCAGACTGTTGCCTAAGTGCAAGCATGCATTTCACGATAACTGCATAGACCAATGGCTAAAAAGTCACTCTAGCTGTCCTCTTTGCAGATACAAGATAGATCCTAAAGATGTCAAGAGCTTCACTTACTCAAGAAGTTGGAGGCACTTGCAAAATCCTTCAAATCTAGCAGAGGATCCTAATCTTGAGATCTTTGTCGAAAGAGAGCATGATCGTCAAGTTTCATCATGTTTTAACCCAGGAAGCAGCTTTCAAATTAGCAATGACAACAGCAAAAAGGAAGAGTTGCTGGTTCAAGCAGGTGGTAACGCTGATGATAACAGGAAACTCTTTCATAAATTCATGCACAAGATCATTATTTCAGATGTTCTTATCAAGAGTCGATGGAGCGATGCTAATTCTTCAGATTTTTTGTCCCTGAACACTGAGATGCTTGGAGTCATGTCAAGCAATAGATTTTCTCCTCTGAAATCAAGTAGTGCAAGATTCTACAATGACTTGTCCAGGGTTGAAAATTTAGAGAAGGTTAAGGATGATACAGAAAGAAAGAGATTGTTCGAGCCCCAGTTTACTACTGTTGACAGAAGTAATTCTGTTCCAAGCTCAAGCTTAAATTCGTCAAAAATGCTTAATCCTGTGGGGAAGAGGTCAACGTCTGAGATCACAATTTTTTCAAGGTTCAGACAGCTAAGCGCAAAGAACAAAATGAAAGAATCTGCATCCCTAGGGAATGGAGGAAAAGATGAGAGGATCAGGATGCTTTGGCTGCCAATAGCACGGCGAACAGTACAATGGTTTGCCGGTCGAGAAAGAAACTTACGACAATTACAGTACGAAAGACAAGCATCAAACGTgtga